Proteins found in one Hypericibacter terrae genomic segment:
- a CDS encoding aldehyde dehydrogenase family protein, translating to MTEAKFDPFAGAMFVDHEWRVLPTLSRKPVLDPANLERVGEIAYADAASLAPVLAKAVAAQRDWAALDTKTRAGLLHRLADSIETESHRETATLMVREMGKPYAEAVGELMNVAPIFRYFAELARDEGGDVAGPASPGSLQIMRWFPIGVSAHILPFNFPIVLMAFTVAASLAAGNPVIVKPAEATSLCTLHFMRHFRQLPAGLVACVTGGAGTAQALIKAPEIGAVAFTGSAEVGCRVAAACGELMKPCVIEGGGSDPMIVMDSAPVDIAAAAAVTAAFHLSGQICTAAERLYVHEAIHDEFVAAMTARARALKVGPGMGRVEIGPLVSEAARNKVMALVDDALAKGASLACGGRVPPQFNKGWFYEPTILTGCGPEMAILQQECFGPVAPICKVASFDEAIALANRTRYGLGAAIYTTRLDEAMAATERLEAGMVWVNNVLGDNEALPFGGWKASGLGRSLSRIGLNSFRRAKMIMLDPSPALQGWWYPYSDEFFAEREKI from the coding sequence CCTGCCGACGCTCTCACGTAAGCCGGTCCTGGATCCCGCCAATCTCGAGCGCGTGGGCGAGATCGCCTATGCGGACGCGGCGAGCCTGGCGCCGGTGCTGGCGAAGGCGGTCGCGGCGCAGCGCGACTGGGCGGCTCTCGACACCAAGACCCGCGCGGGGCTGCTGCATCGCCTCGCCGATTCGATCGAGACGGAGAGCCACCGCGAGACCGCCACGCTGATGGTCAGGGAGATGGGCAAGCCCTATGCGGAGGCGGTGGGCGAGCTCATGAATGTGGCGCCGATCTTCCGCTATTTCGCCGAGCTGGCGCGCGATGAGGGAGGCGACGTGGCGGGACCGGCCTCGCCCGGCAGTCTGCAGATCATGCGCTGGTTCCCCATCGGGGTGAGTGCCCATATCCTGCCCTTCAATTTTCCGATCGTGCTGATGGCCTTCACCGTCGCGGCCTCGCTCGCCGCCGGCAATCCGGTGATCGTCAAGCCGGCCGAGGCGACCTCGCTCTGCACGCTGCATTTCATGCGCCATTTCCGCCAGCTGCCCGCGGGCCTGGTCGCCTGCGTCACCGGCGGGGCCGGGACCGCGCAGGCCCTGATCAAGGCGCCCGAGATCGGCGCCGTCGCCTTCACCGGCAGCGCCGAGGTGGGGTGCCGCGTGGCCGCCGCCTGCGGCGAGCTGATGAAACCCTGCGTGATCGAAGGCGGCGGCAGCGATCCGATGATCGTGATGGACTCGGCCCCCGTCGATATCGCGGCCGCCGCGGCGGTCACCGCGGCCTTCCATCTCTCTGGGCAGATCTGCACCGCGGCCGAACGGCTCTATGTGCATGAGGCGATCCATGACGAGTTCGTCGCGGCGATGACCGCGCGCGCCCGGGCGCTCAAGGTCGGGCCCGGCATGGGGCGGGTCGAGATCGGGCCCCTGGTGAGCGAGGCCGCGCGCAACAAGGTGATGGCGCTGGTCGACGACGCGCTCGCCAAGGGCGCCAGCCTCGCCTGCGGCGGCCGGGTGCCGCCGCAATTCAACAAGGGCTGGTTCTACGAGCCGACGATTCTCACCGGTTGCGGACCTGAGATGGCGATCCTGCAGCAGGAATGCTTCGGGCCGGTGGCGCCGATCTGCAAGGTCGCGAGCTTCGACGAGGCGATCGCGCTCGCCAACCGGACCCGCTACGGCCTCGGAGCCGCGATCTACACCACCAGGCTCGACGAGGCGATGGCGGCGACCGAACGGCTCGAAGCCGGGATGGTCTGGGTCAACAATGTGCTGGGCGACAACGAAGCCTTGCCGTTCGGCGGCTGGAAGGCCTCGGGCCTCGGCCGTTCCTTGAGCCGCATCGGGCTCAACAGTTTCCGGCGCGCGAAGATGATCATGCTCGATCCCAGCCCCGCGCTGCAGGGCTGGTGGTATCCCTACAGCGATGAGTTCTTCGCCGAGCGCGAGAAGATCTGA
- a CDS encoding polyprenol monophosphomannose synthase, whose product MTRLDAFSSPESFATMAELCIVIPTFNEADNIAPLASALDDALGDVDWEAILVDDDSPDGTAARIEALAHPRIRCLLRKGRRGLASAAIEGFLASPAPFVALMDADLQHDEAQLPAMLTLAKSDRLELVVGTRFASGRSAAGFAGLGRAWLSRAGARASRSLTGDTPLSDPMSGFFLMRRALIEELGPRLSPRGYKILLDLVASAGRPLRAGEIPYRFRPRQAGSSKLGFRVGADFLLLVAARWWKRGPSR is encoded by the coding sequence GTGACCCGTCTCGATGCGTTCTCTTCTCCCGAGTCTTTCGCGACCATGGCCGAGCTCTGCATCGTCATCCCGACCTTCAACGAGGCCGACAACATCGCGCCGCTGGCAAGCGCGCTCGACGACGCCCTCGGTGATGTCGACTGGGAGGCCATCCTGGTCGATGACGATTCGCCCGACGGGACTGCGGCGCGCATCGAGGCGCTGGCCCATCCCCGGATCCGCTGCCTGCTGCGGAAGGGACGGCGTGGGCTGGCCTCGGCGGCGATCGAAGGATTTCTCGCGAGCCCGGCGCCCTTCGTGGCGCTCATGGACGCCGATCTCCAGCATGACGAAGCCCAGCTGCCGGCGATGCTGACCCTGGCCAAGAGCGACCGGCTCGAGCTGGTGGTCGGCACGCGCTTCGCATCGGGACGGTCGGCGGCCGGTTTCGCCGGGCTTGGCCGGGCCTGGCTCAGCCGCGCCGGCGCCCGCGCGAGCCGTTCGCTGACCGGCGACACGCCGCTCTCCGATCCGATGTCTGGATTCTTTCTGATGCGGCGCGCGCTGATCGAGGAGCTGGGTCCGCGCCTGTCGCCGCGCGGCTACAAGATCCTGCTCGATCTGGTGGCCTCCGCCGGCAGGCCGCTGCGCGCCGGCGAAATCCCCTATCGCTTCCGTCCGCGCCAGGCCGGCAGCAGCAAGCTCGGCTTCAGGGTCGGCGCCGATTTCCTGCTGCTCGTCGCCGCCAGATGGTGGAAGCGCGGTCCGTCTCGTTAG